In a genomic window of Apteryx mantelli isolate bAptMan1 chromosome 2, bAptMan1.hap1, whole genome shotgun sequence:
- the LOC106493725 gene encoding C-C chemokine receptor type 8-like: MDENLTYLLAGESLENLEVDYPSPTFNSSAPYDGGFLYPDMDISCGLENISSFVSTFFPVLYSILFVTGLMGNALVVWVLIVFKKINTMTDVYLLNLAISDLLFVFSLPFLVQYSIVGQWTFGNAMCKIISSAYFIGFYSSAFFITIMSIDRYLAIVRSVYALQVRTTAHGILTSLVLWAVAVLASAPAFLFFQEEDDNNRTICIPHYPDSNNGWKIFSNFEVSVLGWLIPLGILIFCYYSILKNLQKCQTQNKYKATKLVFIVVTVFFLFWTPINIVLFLDSLKNMYIIDDCHASQRLALAVELAEAFSFIHCCLNPVIYAFVGEKFKKYVCEAFGKHARFLLICKDYRTFSGHSFDKRSSLHPASSQSSFIDTVL, translated from the coding sequence GTAGATTACCCATCACCAACATTTAATTCCTCTGCACCTTATGATGGCGGTTTCCTCTACCCTGACATGGACATCAGCTGTGGTcttgaaaatatttcatcattTGTATCTACATTTTTTCCAGTGCTGTACAGCATATTGTTTGTGACAGGTCTCATGGGAAATGCTTTGGTTGTTTGGGTCTTAATAGTCTTCAAGAAAATCAATACCATGACTGATGTGTATCTGCTGAACCTCGCCATCTCAGATCTCCTCTttgtcttctccctccccttcttGGTTCAGTACTCCATAGTGGGCCAGTGGACTTTTGGAAATGCAATGTGTAAAATAATCAGTTCTGCTTACTTCATTGGTTTCTACAGCAGCGCATTCTTCATAACCATCATGAGCATCGACAGGTACTTGGCCATTGTCCGATCTGTGTATGCTCTGCAGGTTCGGACCACCGCACATGGGATACTTACAAGCCTGGTCCTTTGGGCGGTAGCCGTTTTAGCATCAGCACcagccttcctttttttccaggaagaggATGATAACAACAGAACTATATGCATCCCGCATTATCCCGACAGTAACAATGGCTGGAAGATCTTTTCTAATTTCGAAGTCAGTGTCTTGGGCTGGCTGATCCCCCTTGGCATCCTCATTTTCTGCTACTACAGCATCTTGAAAAACCTGCAGAAGTGCCAAACTCAGAACAAATACAAAGCAACGAAGCTCGTGTTCATTGTTGTCACTGTGTTCTTCCTTTTCTGGACCCCCATCAACATTGTGCTTTTCCTGGACTCTCTGAAGAATATGTATATCATAGATGACTGTCACGCAAGCCAAAGGCTAGCTCTAGCTGTAGAGCTGGCCGAGGCGTTCTCCTTCATCCACTGCTGCCTCAACCCAGTCATCTATGCTTTTGTGGGTGAGAAGTTCAAGAAGTATGTCTGTGAGGCTTTCGGAAAACATGCACGGTTCCTACTGATCTGCAAAGACTACAGGACTTTCAGTGGGCACAGCTTTGACAAGCGTTCCTCTCTGCACCCAGCATCCTCACAGTCTTCCTTCATTGATACTGTCTTATAG
- the LOC106488989 gene encoding C-C chemokine receptor type 8-like: MDENLTYLLAGESLENLEVDYPSPTFNSSAPYDGGFLYPDMDISCGLENISSFVSTFFPVLYSILFVTGLMGNALVVWVLIVFKKINTMTDVYLLNLAISDLLFVFSLPFLVQYSIVGQWTFGNAMCKIISSAYFIGFYSSAFFITIMSIDRYLAIVRSVYALQVRTTAHGILTSLVLWAVAVLASAPAFLFFQEEDDNNRTICIPHYPDSNNGWKIFSNFEVSVLGWLIPLGILIFCYYSILKNLQKCQTQNKYKATKLVFIVVTVFFLFWTPINIVLFLDSLKNMYIIDDCHASQRLALAVELAEAFSFIHCCLNPVIYAFVGEKFKKYVCEAFGKHARFLLICKDYRTFSGHSFDKRSSLHPASSQSSFIDTVLQSKELKTPMLPSRLYAEDRIGEELNDLKTSNSANDSAYKTFTLPWERCFSIMPEQATHGVV, translated from the coding sequence GTAGATTACCCATCACCAACATTTAATTCCTCTGCACCTTATGATGGCGGTTTCCTCTACCCTGACATGGACATCAGCTGTGGTcttgaaaatatttcatcattTGTATCTACATTTTTTCCAGTGCTGTACAGCATATTGTTTGTGACAGGTCTCATGGGAAATGCTTTGGTTGTTTGGGTCTTAATAGTCTTCAAGAAAATCAATACCATGACTGATGTGTATCTGCTGAACCTCGCCATCTCAGATCTCCTCTttgtcttctccctccccttcttGGTTCAGTACTCCATAGTGGGCCAGTGGACTTTTGGAAATGCAATGTGTAAAATAATCAGTTCTGCTTACTTCATTGGTTTCTACAGCAGCGCATTCTTCATAACCATCATGAGCATCGACAGGTACTTGGCCATTGTCCGATCTGTGTACGCTCTGCAGGTTCGGACCACCGCACATGGGATACTTACAAGCCTGGTCCTTTGGGCGGTAGCCGTTTTAGCATCAGCACcagccttcctttttttccaggaagaggATGATAACAACAGAACTATATGCATCCCGCATTATCCCGACAGTAACAATGGCTGGAAGATCTTTTCTAATTTCGAAGTCAGTGTCTTGGGCTGGCTGATCCCCCTTGGCATCCTCATTTTCTGCTACTACAGCATCTTGAAAAACCTGCAGAAGTGCCAAACTCAGAACAAATACAAAGCAACGAAGCTCGTGTTCATTGTTGTCACTGTGTTCTTCCTTTTCTGGACCCCCATCAACATTGTGCTTTTCCTGGACTCTCTGAAGAATATGTATATCATAGATGACTGTCACGCAAGCCAAAGGCTAGCTCTAGCTGTAGAGCTGGCCGAGGCGTTCTCCTTCATCCACTGCTGCCTCAACCCAGTCATCTATGCTTTTGTGGGTGAGAAGTTCAAGAAGTATGTCTGTGAGGCTTTCGGAAAACATGCACGGTTCCTACTGATCTGCAAAGACTACAGGACTTTCAGTGGGCACAGCTTTGACAAGCGTTCCTCTCTGCACCCAGCATCCTCACAGTCTTCCTTCATTGATACTGTCTTACAGAGCAAGGAGTTAAAAACTCCCATGCTCCCTTCCAGACTGTATGCAGAGGACCGAATAGGTGAAGAGCTAAATGACTTGAAAACAAGTAATTCTGCCAATGATTCAGCTTATAAAACCTTCACCTTGCCTTGGGAAAGATGTTTCAGTATCATGCCAGAGCAAGCTACACATGGAGTAGTTTGA